The following are from one region of the Pseudorasbora parva isolate DD20220531a chromosome 12, ASM2467924v1, whole genome shotgun sequence genome:
- the LOC137093858 gene encoding transcription activator BRG1 isoform X1, with amino-acid sequence MSTPEPPLGGTPCPGPSPGPGPSPGAVLGSGLSPGSSHSLMGPSPGPATSTGLSFPQQTSAGYSQESLHQMHKPVEESLSEDTRFSQMKVVPMRAGLSGMTRPGSPMDQHSQGYPSPLGPSEHVSSPVSASGPPSGPLLSTSGSSSASLEGVDGQSLPQQNRPGSQNTASVSGSASGSSATPTPFNQSQLHQLRAQIMAYKMLARGQPLPDHLQMAVQGKRPMPGMPQGPSLTSLPVGGGGSAGFSRGHGMVGPNMPPPGPSGVPAGVQGQNHNGPPKPWPEGPMVNAATPSNAPQKLMPPQPTGRPSPAPPSVPPAASPVMPPQTQSPGHLAHPSQPTTMVPLHQKQNRITPIQKPCGLDPVEILQEREYRLEARIAHRIQELENLPGSLAGDLRTKATIELKALRLLNFQRQLRQEVVVCMRRDTALETSLDAKAYKRSKRQSLREARITEKLEKQQKIEQERKRRQKHQEYLNSILQHAKDFKEYHRSITAKIQKLTKAVATYHANTEREQKKENERIEKERMRRLMAEDEEGYRKLIDQKKDKRLAYLLQQTDEYVANLTELVRAHKAVQALKEKKKKKKKKKKKLENAEGQTGALGPDGEPLDETSQMSDLPVKVIHVDSGNILTGVDAPKAGQLDTWLEMNPGYEVAPRSDSEDSGSEEDEEEEEEPPQLLPSQTPGGEEKKKIPDPDSEDVSEVDVRHIIEHAKQDVDDEYGSAAFARGLQSYYAVAHAVTERVDKQSSLLINGQLKQYQIKGLEWLVSLYNNNLNGILADEMGLGKTIQTIALITYLMEYKRLNGPYLIIVPLSTLSNWVYEFDKWAPSVVKVSYKGSPAARRAFVPQLRSGKFNVLLTTYEYIIKDKQVLAKIRWKYMIVDEGHRMKNHHCKLTQVLNTHYLAPRRVLLTGTPLQNKLPELWALLNFLLPTIFKSCSTFEQWFNAPFAMTGEKVDLNEEETILIIRRLHKVLRPFLLRRLKKEVEAQLPEKVEYVIKCDMSALQRVLYRHMQAKGVLLTDGSEKDKKGKGGTKTLMNTIMQLRKICNHPYMFQQIEESFSEHLGFSGGIVQGADLYRASGKFEVLDRILPKLRASNHKVLLFCQMTSLMTIMEDYFAYRSFKYLRLDGTTKAEDRGMLLKTFNDPASQYFIFLLSTRAGGLGLNLQSADTVIIFDSDWNPHQDLQAQDRAHRIGQQNEVRVLRLCTVNSVEEKILAAAKYKLNVDQKVIQAGMFDQKSSSHERRAFLQAILEHEEQDEVRSITLPAYSRQQTEEDEVPDDETVNQMIARSEDEFDQFMRMDLDRRREEARNPKRKPRLMEEDELPTWIMKDDAEVERLTCEEEEEKMFGRGSRQRKEVDYSDSLTEKQWLKAIEDGTLEEIEEEVRHKKTARKRRRDRDPDAIPSTSGARGGRDRDDDSKRQKKRGRPPSEKLSPNPPSLTKKMKKIVDAVIKYKENNGRQLSEVFIQLPSRKELPEYYELIRKPVDFRKIKERIRSHRYRSLNDLERDVMLLCQNAQTFNLEGSLIYEDSIVLQSVFTSLCQKIEREEESDGEESEEDEEDEGSDSETRSVKVKIKLSRKDRSAERGRGRRRTARTRAKPVVSDDDTDEEQEEDRSNSPSEEEQG; translated from the exons ATGTCCACCCCAGAGCCCCCATTAGGAGGGACGCCCTGTCCGGGGCCTTCGCCCGGTCCAGGCCCGTCTCCAGGGGCCGTTCTGGGCTCAGGACTGTCCCCTGGATCCTCACACAGCCTCATGGGCCCCAGTCCTGGACCAGCCACTTCCACAGGTCTCTCCTTTCCTCAGCAAACATCTGCGGGATACAGTCAGGAGAGTTTGCACCAGATGCACAAG CCTGTGGAGGAGAGCCTTTCAGAAGACACTCGCTTCAGTCAGATGAAGGTTGTTCCGATGAGGGCCGGTCTCAGCGGGATGACGCGTCCAGGGAGCCCGATGGACCAGCACTCTCAAG GATACCCGTCACCGCTGGGTCCTTCAGAGCACGTGTCCAGTCCTGTGTCCGCCAGCGGGCCTCCATCCGGTCCTCTCCTGTCCACCTCCGGCTCTAGTTCGGCCTCTTTGGAGGGTGTGGATGGCCAATCGCTGCCACAGCAGAACCGCCCTGGAAGCCAAAACACAGCCTCTGTCTCTGGTAGCGCCTCGGGCTCCTCCGCCACCCCAACACCCTTCAACCAGAGCCAGCTGCACCAGCTACGCGCTCAGATCATGGCCTATAAGATGCTGGCACGTGGGCAGCCTCTGCCAGACCACCTGCAGATGGCAGTGCAGGGCAAGCGGCCCATGCCAGGTATGCCGCAGGGACCGTCCTTGACCAGTTTGCCAGTGGGTGGTGGAGGAAGCGCTGGCTTTAGCCGAGGACATG GGATGGTTGGACCCAACATGCCTCCTCCTGGACCTTCTGGAGTCCCGGCTGGTGTTCAGGGCCAGAACCACAACGGACCTCCCAAACCATGGCCTGAAG GTCCTATGGTCAATGCAGCAACCCCTTCCAACGCTCCTCAGAAGCTGATGCCGCCGCAGCCCACCGGACGTCCCTCACCTGCTCCGCCGTCGGTTCCCCCGGCCGCTTCGCCAGTCATGCCGCCACAAACCCAATCGCCAGGACACCTGGCCCACCCATCTCAGCCCACCACCATGGTGCCGCTGCACCAGAAGCAGAACCGCATCACGCCCATTCAGAAGCCCTGTGGTCTGGACCCGGTTGAGATACTGCAGGAGAGAGAGTATAG GCTTGAAGCTCGTATCGCTCACCGTATTCAGGAGCTGGAGAATCTTCCGGGGTCTCTGGCTGGAGATCTGCGCACCAAAGCTACTATTGAGCTCAAAGCTCTCAGACTGCTCAACTTCCAGAGACAG CTGCGTCAGGAGGTGGTGGTTTGCATGAGACGTGACACGGCCTTAGAAACATCACTGGACGCCAAGGCCTATAAACGCAGCAAGAGACAGTCGTTACGTGAGGCGCGAATCACAGAGAAACTAGAGAAACAGCAGAAGATTGAACAGGAACGCAAACGCAGACAGAAACACCAG GAGTATCTTAACAGCATCCTGCAGCATGCCAAAGACTTCAAGGAATATCATCGCTCCATCACGGCAAAGATCCAGAAACTGACCAAAGCCGTGGCCACGTACCACGCCAACACTGAGCGTGAGCAGAAGAAGGAGAATGAGCGCATCGAGAAAGAGCGAATGAGACGTCTGATG GCTGAGGATGAGGAGGGTTACAGGAAGCTCATCGACCAGAAGAAGGACAAGCGTCTGGCGTATCTGCTCCAGCAGACAGACGAGTATGTGGCCAATCTAACAGAGCTCGTCCGCGCTCATAAAGCTGTCCAGGCCCTgaaagagaagaagaagaagaaaaagaagaagaaaaaaaagctggAGAACGCGGAGGGACAGACGGGAGCTCTGGGACCAGACGGAGAG CCCCTGGATGAGACGAGTCAGATGAGTGATCTTCCAGTGAAGGTGATCCATGTGGACAGCGGGAATATTCTGACCGGAGTGGACGCTCCTAAAGCTGGACAGCTGGACACGTGGTTGGAGATGAACCCTGG tTATGAGGTCGCGCCGCGCTCGGATAGCGAAGATTCTGGGTCGGAGGAGGACGAG gaagaggaagaggaaccTCCTCAGCTTCTGCCTTCTCAAACTCCTGGGGGGGAGGAGAAGAAAAAGATTCCCGACCCGGACAGTGAGGACGTGTCAGAGGTGGACGTGCGTCACATCATAGA acATGCTAAACAGGACGTGGATGATGAGTACGGTAGCGCTGCGTTCGCACGTGGGTTGCAGTCATATTACGCCGTGGCTCATGCGGTTACTGAACGGGTAGACAAACAGTCGTCTCTGCTGATTAACGGTCAACTCAAGCAATACCAG ATCAAGGGTTTGGAGTGGCTGGTGTCTCTGTATAACAATAATCTGAACGGGATCCTGGCGGATGAGATGGGTTTGGGCAAAACCATCCAAACCATTGCGCTTATCACATACCTCATGGAGTACAAGCGTCTGAACGGACCCTACCTCATCATCGTGCCGCTCTC AACTCTGTCTAATTGGGTCTATGAGTTTGATAAATGGGCGCCATCTGTCGTCAAAGTCTCATACAAG GGATCTCCTGCTGCTAGAAGAGCCTTTGTACCACAGCTGCGCAGCGGCAAGTTCAACGTGCTTCTCACTACTTACGAATACATCATCAAAGACAAACAGGTGCTGGCCAAG ATTCGCTGGAAGTACATGATAGTGGATGAAGGTCATCGCATGAAGAACCATCACTGTAAGCTGACGCAGGTGTTGAACACACACTATCTGGCGCCGCGGCGTGTGTTGCTGACGGGGACGCCGCTGCAGAACAAACTCCCGGAGCTCTGGGCGCTGCTCAACTTCCTGCTGCCAACCATCTTCAAGAgctgcagcacatttgagcagTGGTTCAACGCTCCCTTCGCCATGACCGGAGAGAAG GTGGACCTGAATGAGGAGGAGACCATTCTGATCATCCGCCGCCTGCATAAAGTGCTCCGCCCCTTCCTGTTGCGCAGGCTGAAGAAGGAAGTCGAGGCGCAGCTGCCGGAGAAG GTGGAATACGTGATAAAGTGTGACATGTCGGCCCTTCAGAGGGTTCTGTACCGACACATGCAGGCCAAAGGAGTGCTGCTAACCGACGGCTCAGAGAAGGACAAGAAG ggtAAAGGCGGCACTAAAACTCTCATGAACACCATCATGCAGCTGAGGAAGATCTGTAATCATCCCTACATGTTCCAGCAAATCGAG GAGTCGTTTTCTGAGCATCTGGGTTTCTCGGGCGGGATAGTTCAAGG GGCTGACCTGTACCGAGCCTCAGGGAAGTTTGAGGTGCTGGATCGTATTTTGCCCAAATTACGGGCATCCAATCACAAAGTGCTGCTCTTCTGCCAAATGACGTCACTGATGACTATAATGGaggattattttgcttaccgcAGCTTTAAATATCTTCGTCTGGATG GCACGACCAAAGCAGAGGATCGCGGGATGCTGCTGAAGACCTTCAATGATCCGGCCTCTCAGTACTTTATATTCCTGTTGAGCACCAGGGCAGGAGGACTGGGCCTGAATCTACAGAGCGCCGATACCGTCATCATATTTGACAGCGACTGGAACCCTCATCAG GACCTCCAGGCGCAGGATCGAGCCCACCGGATCGGGCAGCAGAACGAGGTGCGGGTTCTGCGTCTCTGTACCGTGAACAGTGTAGAAGAGAAAATCCTGGCGGCCGCTAAATACAAGCTGAATGTGGACCAGAAGGTGATCCAGGCTGGCATGTTCGACCAGAAGTCGTCGAGTCATGAGCGCCGAGCGTTTCTGCAGGCCATTCTGGAGCACGAGGAGCAGGACGAGGTCAGGAGTATCACTCTCCCTGCGTATAGTAGGCAACAAACA GAAGAAGATGAAGTGCCGGATGACGAGACTGTAAATCAGATGATCGCCCGCAGCGAAGACGAGTTTGACCAGTTCATG CGCATGGATTTGGATCGACGCCGCGAGGAAGCTCGCAATCCGAAGCGAAAGCCACGTCTCATGGAGGAGGATGAGCTGCCCACGTGGATCATGAAAGATGATGCCGAGGTGGAAAGACTCACCTGCGAGGAAGAAGAGGAGAAGATGTTCGGCCGCGGCTCCCGGCAGAGAAAAGAGGTCGATTACAGCGATTCACTCACGGAGAAACAGTGGCTGAAG GCTATTGAGGACGGGACTCTGGAGGAGATCGAGGAGGAGGTGCGACATAAGAAAACGGCTCGGAAGAGGAGGCGCGATCGGGATCCGGATGCCATTCCGTCCACTTCGGGTGCTCGTGGAGGGAGAGACAGAGACGATGACAgcaaaagacagaaaaaacGAGGTCGCCCGCCTTCCGAGAAGCTATCGCCGAACCCTCCTTCACTCACCAAGAAGATGAAGAAGATTGTGGATGCTGTTATTAAATATAAGGAGAA TAATGGCCGTCAGTTAAGTGAGGTCTTCATCCAGCTGCCGTCACGGAAGGAGCTGCCCGAGTATTACGAGCTGATCCGCAAACCTGTGGACTTCAGGAAGATCAAG GAGCGCATCCGCAGTCATCGGTACCGCAGCCTCAATGATCTGGAGAGAGACGTGATGCTGCTGTGTCAAAACGCTCAAACCTTCAACCTCGAGGGCTCACTG atCTACGAGGACTCTATCGTACTGCAGTCGGTCTTCACCAGCCTGTGTCAGAAGAtcgagagagaggaagagagtgATGGAGAGGAGAGTGAAGAAGATGAAGAGGATGAAGGCTCAGATTCAGAGA cTCGGTCCGTGAAGGTGAAGATTAAACTAAGCCGTAAGGACAGAAGTGCAGAGCGTGGCAGAGGACGCAGGAGAACCGCGAGAACCCGTGCGAAGCCCGTCGTTAGTGACGAtgacacagatgaggagcaggagGAG GATCGATCCAACAGCCCCAGCGAGGAGGAGCAGGGATGA
- the LOC137093858 gene encoding transcription activator BRG1 isoform X2: protein MSTPEPPLGGTPCPGPSPGPGPSPGAVLGSGLSPGSSHSLMGPSPGPATSTGLSFPQQTSAGYSQESLHQMHKPVEESLSEDTRFSQMKVVPMRAGLSGMTRPGSPMDQHSQGYPSPLGPSEHVSSPVSASGPPSGPLLSTSGSSSASLEGVDGQSLPQQNRPGSQNTASVSGSASGSSATPTPFNQSQLHQLRAQIMAYKMLARGQPLPDHLQMAVQGKRPMPGMPQGPSLTSLPVGGGGSAGFSRGHGMVGPNMPPPGPSGVPAGVQGQNHNGPPKPWPEGPMVNAATPSNAPQKLMPPQPTGRPSPAPPSVPPAASPVMPPQTQSPGHLAHPSQPTTMVPLHQKQNRITPIQKPCGLDPVEILQEREYRLEARIAHRIQELENLPGSLAGDLRTKATIELKALRLLNFQRQLRQEVVVCMRRDTALETSLDAKAYKRSKRQSLREARITEKLEKQQKIEQERKRRQKHQEYLNSILQHAKDFKEYHRSITAKIQKLTKAVATYHANTEREQKKENERIEKERMRRLMAEDEEGYRKLIDQKKDKRLAYLLQQTDEYVANLTELVRAHKAVQALKEKKKKKKKKKKKLENAEGQTGALGPDGEPLDETSQMSDLPVKVIHVDSGNILTGVDAPKAGQLDTWLEMNPGYEVAPRSDSEDSGSEEDEEEEEEPPQLLPSQTPGGEEKKKIPDPDSEDVSEVDVRHIIEHAKQDVDDEYGSAAFARGLQSYYAVAHAVTERVDKQSSLLINGQLKQYQIKGLEWLVSLYNNNLNGILADEMGLGKTIQTIALITYLMEYKRLNGPYLIIVPLSTLSNWVYEFDKWAPSVVKVSYKGSPAARRAFVPQLRSGKFNVLLTTYEYIIKDKQVLAKIRWKYMIVDEGHRMKNHHCKLTQVLNTHYLAPRRVLLTGTPLQNKLPELWALLNFLLPTIFKSCSTFEQWFNAPFAMTGEKVDLNEEETILIIRRLHKVLRPFLLRRLKKEVEAQLPEKVEYVIKCDMSALQRVLYRHMQAKGVLLTDGSEKDKKGKGGTKTLMNTIMQLRKICNHPYMFQQIEESFSEHLGFSGGIVQGADLYRASGKFEVLDRILPKLRASNHKVLLFCQMTSLMTIMEDYFAYRSFKYLRLDGTTKAEDRGMLLKTFNDPASQYFIFLLSTRAGGLGLNLQSADTVIIFDSDWNPHQDLQAQDRAHRIGQQNEVRVLRLCTVNSVEEKILAAAKYKLNVDQKVIQAGMFDQKSSSHERRAFLQAILEHEEQDEEEDEVPDDETVNQMIARSEDEFDQFMRMDLDRRREEARNPKRKPRLMEEDELPTWIMKDDAEVERLTCEEEEEKMFGRGSRQRKEVDYSDSLTEKQWLKAIEDGTLEEIEEEVRHKKTARKRRRDRDPDAIPSTSGARGGRDRDDDSKRQKKRGRPPSEKLSPNPPSLTKKMKKIVDAVIKYKENNGRQLSEVFIQLPSRKELPEYYELIRKPVDFRKIKERIRSHRYRSLNDLERDVMLLCQNAQTFNLEGSLIYEDSIVLQSVFTSLCQKIEREEESDGEESEEDEEDEGSDSETRSVKVKIKLSRKDRSAERGRGRRRTARTRAKPVVSDDDTDEEQEEDRSNSPSEEEQG from the exons ATGTCCACCCCAGAGCCCCCATTAGGAGGGACGCCCTGTCCGGGGCCTTCGCCCGGTCCAGGCCCGTCTCCAGGGGCCGTTCTGGGCTCAGGACTGTCCCCTGGATCCTCACACAGCCTCATGGGCCCCAGTCCTGGACCAGCCACTTCCACAGGTCTCTCCTTTCCTCAGCAAACATCTGCGGGATACAGTCAGGAGAGTTTGCACCAGATGCACAAG CCTGTGGAGGAGAGCCTTTCAGAAGACACTCGCTTCAGTCAGATGAAGGTTGTTCCGATGAGGGCCGGTCTCAGCGGGATGACGCGTCCAGGGAGCCCGATGGACCAGCACTCTCAAG GATACCCGTCACCGCTGGGTCCTTCAGAGCACGTGTCCAGTCCTGTGTCCGCCAGCGGGCCTCCATCCGGTCCTCTCCTGTCCACCTCCGGCTCTAGTTCGGCCTCTTTGGAGGGTGTGGATGGCCAATCGCTGCCACAGCAGAACCGCCCTGGAAGCCAAAACACAGCCTCTGTCTCTGGTAGCGCCTCGGGCTCCTCCGCCACCCCAACACCCTTCAACCAGAGCCAGCTGCACCAGCTACGCGCTCAGATCATGGCCTATAAGATGCTGGCACGTGGGCAGCCTCTGCCAGACCACCTGCAGATGGCAGTGCAGGGCAAGCGGCCCATGCCAGGTATGCCGCAGGGACCGTCCTTGACCAGTTTGCCAGTGGGTGGTGGAGGAAGCGCTGGCTTTAGCCGAGGACATG GGATGGTTGGACCCAACATGCCTCCTCCTGGACCTTCTGGAGTCCCGGCTGGTGTTCAGGGCCAGAACCACAACGGACCTCCCAAACCATGGCCTGAAG GTCCTATGGTCAATGCAGCAACCCCTTCCAACGCTCCTCAGAAGCTGATGCCGCCGCAGCCCACCGGACGTCCCTCACCTGCTCCGCCGTCGGTTCCCCCGGCCGCTTCGCCAGTCATGCCGCCACAAACCCAATCGCCAGGACACCTGGCCCACCCATCTCAGCCCACCACCATGGTGCCGCTGCACCAGAAGCAGAACCGCATCACGCCCATTCAGAAGCCCTGTGGTCTGGACCCGGTTGAGATACTGCAGGAGAGAGAGTATAG GCTTGAAGCTCGTATCGCTCACCGTATTCAGGAGCTGGAGAATCTTCCGGGGTCTCTGGCTGGAGATCTGCGCACCAAAGCTACTATTGAGCTCAAAGCTCTCAGACTGCTCAACTTCCAGAGACAG CTGCGTCAGGAGGTGGTGGTTTGCATGAGACGTGACACGGCCTTAGAAACATCACTGGACGCCAAGGCCTATAAACGCAGCAAGAGACAGTCGTTACGTGAGGCGCGAATCACAGAGAAACTAGAGAAACAGCAGAAGATTGAACAGGAACGCAAACGCAGACAGAAACACCAG GAGTATCTTAACAGCATCCTGCAGCATGCCAAAGACTTCAAGGAATATCATCGCTCCATCACGGCAAAGATCCAGAAACTGACCAAAGCCGTGGCCACGTACCACGCCAACACTGAGCGTGAGCAGAAGAAGGAGAATGAGCGCATCGAGAAAGAGCGAATGAGACGTCTGATG GCTGAGGATGAGGAGGGTTACAGGAAGCTCATCGACCAGAAGAAGGACAAGCGTCTGGCGTATCTGCTCCAGCAGACAGACGAGTATGTGGCCAATCTAACAGAGCTCGTCCGCGCTCATAAAGCTGTCCAGGCCCTgaaagagaagaagaagaagaaaaagaagaagaaaaaaaagctggAGAACGCGGAGGGACAGACGGGAGCTCTGGGACCAGACGGAGAG CCCCTGGATGAGACGAGTCAGATGAGTGATCTTCCAGTGAAGGTGATCCATGTGGACAGCGGGAATATTCTGACCGGAGTGGACGCTCCTAAAGCTGGACAGCTGGACACGTGGTTGGAGATGAACCCTGG tTATGAGGTCGCGCCGCGCTCGGATAGCGAAGATTCTGGGTCGGAGGAGGACGAG gaagaggaagaggaaccTCCTCAGCTTCTGCCTTCTCAAACTCCTGGGGGGGAGGAGAAGAAAAAGATTCCCGACCCGGACAGTGAGGACGTGTCAGAGGTGGACGTGCGTCACATCATAGA acATGCTAAACAGGACGTGGATGATGAGTACGGTAGCGCTGCGTTCGCACGTGGGTTGCAGTCATATTACGCCGTGGCTCATGCGGTTACTGAACGGGTAGACAAACAGTCGTCTCTGCTGATTAACGGTCAACTCAAGCAATACCAG ATCAAGGGTTTGGAGTGGCTGGTGTCTCTGTATAACAATAATCTGAACGGGATCCTGGCGGATGAGATGGGTTTGGGCAAAACCATCCAAACCATTGCGCTTATCACATACCTCATGGAGTACAAGCGTCTGAACGGACCCTACCTCATCATCGTGCCGCTCTC AACTCTGTCTAATTGGGTCTATGAGTTTGATAAATGGGCGCCATCTGTCGTCAAAGTCTCATACAAG GGATCTCCTGCTGCTAGAAGAGCCTTTGTACCACAGCTGCGCAGCGGCAAGTTCAACGTGCTTCTCACTACTTACGAATACATCATCAAAGACAAACAGGTGCTGGCCAAG ATTCGCTGGAAGTACATGATAGTGGATGAAGGTCATCGCATGAAGAACCATCACTGTAAGCTGACGCAGGTGTTGAACACACACTATCTGGCGCCGCGGCGTGTGTTGCTGACGGGGACGCCGCTGCAGAACAAACTCCCGGAGCTCTGGGCGCTGCTCAACTTCCTGCTGCCAACCATCTTCAAGAgctgcagcacatttgagcagTGGTTCAACGCTCCCTTCGCCATGACCGGAGAGAAG GTGGACCTGAATGAGGAGGAGACCATTCTGATCATCCGCCGCCTGCATAAAGTGCTCCGCCCCTTCCTGTTGCGCAGGCTGAAGAAGGAAGTCGAGGCGCAGCTGCCGGAGAAG GTGGAATACGTGATAAAGTGTGACATGTCGGCCCTTCAGAGGGTTCTGTACCGACACATGCAGGCCAAAGGAGTGCTGCTAACCGACGGCTCAGAGAAGGACAAGAAG ggtAAAGGCGGCACTAAAACTCTCATGAACACCATCATGCAGCTGAGGAAGATCTGTAATCATCCCTACATGTTCCAGCAAATCGAG GAGTCGTTTTCTGAGCATCTGGGTTTCTCGGGCGGGATAGTTCAAGG GGCTGACCTGTACCGAGCCTCAGGGAAGTTTGAGGTGCTGGATCGTATTTTGCCCAAATTACGGGCATCCAATCACAAAGTGCTGCTCTTCTGCCAAATGACGTCACTGATGACTATAATGGaggattattttgcttaccgcAGCTTTAAATATCTTCGTCTGGATG GCACGACCAAAGCAGAGGATCGCGGGATGCTGCTGAAGACCTTCAATGATCCGGCCTCTCAGTACTTTATATTCCTGTTGAGCACCAGGGCAGGAGGACTGGGCCTGAATCTACAGAGCGCCGATACCGTCATCATATTTGACAGCGACTGGAACCCTCATCAG GACCTCCAGGCGCAGGATCGAGCCCACCGGATCGGGCAGCAGAACGAGGTGCGGGTTCTGCGTCTCTGTACCGTGAACAGTGTAGAAGAGAAAATCCTGGCGGCCGCTAAATACAAGCTGAATGTGGACCAGAAGGTGATCCAGGCTGGCATGTTCGACCAGAAGTCGTCGAGTCATGAGCGCCGAGCGTTTCTGCAGGCCATTCTGGAGCACGAGGAGCAGGACGAG GAAGAAGATGAAGTGCCGGATGACGAGACTGTAAATCAGATGATCGCCCGCAGCGAAGACGAGTTTGACCAGTTCATG CGCATGGATTTGGATCGACGCCGCGAGGAAGCTCGCAATCCGAAGCGAAAGCCACGTCTCATGGAGGAGGATGAGCTGCCCACGTGGATCATGAAAGATGATGCCGAGGTGGAAAGACTCACCTGCGAGGAAGAAGAGGAGAAGATGTTCGGCCGCGGCTCCCGGCAGAGAAAAGAGGTCGATTACAGCGATTCACTCACGGAGAAACAGTGGCTGAAG GCTATTGAGGACGGGACTCTGGAGGAGATCGAGGAGGAGGTGCGACATAAGAAAACGGCTCGGAAGAGGAGGCGCGATCGGGATCCGGATGCCATTCCGTCCACTTCGGGTGCTCGTGGAGGGAGAGACAGAGACGATGACAgcaaaagacagaaaaaacGAGGTCGCCCGCCTTCCGAGAAGCTATCGCCGAACCCTCCTTCACTCACCAAGAAGATGAAGAAGATTGTGGATGCTGTTATTAAATATAAGGAGAA TAATGGCCGTCAGTTAAGTGAGGTCTTCATCCAGCTGCCGTCACGGAAGGAGCTGCCCGAGTATTACGAGCTGATCCGCAAACCTGTGGACTTCAGGAAGATCAAG GAGCGCATCCGCAGTCATCGGTACCGCAGCCTCAATGATCTGGAGAGAGACGTGATGCTGCTGTGTCAAAACGCTCAAACCTTCAACCTCGAGGGCTCACTG atCTACGAGGACTCTATCGTACTGCAGTCGGTCTTCACCAGCCTGTGTCAGAAGAtcgagagagaggaagagagtgATGGAGAGGAGAGTGAAGAAGATGAAGAGGATGAAGGCTCAGATTCAGAGA cTCGGTCCGTGAAGGTGAAGATTAAACTAAGCCGTAAGGACAGAAGTGCAGAGCGTGGCAGAGGACGCAGGAGAACCGCGAGAACCCGTGCGAAGCCCGTCGTTAGTGACGAtgacacagatgaggagcaggagGAG GATCGATCCAACAGCCCCAGCGAGGAGGAGCAGGGATGA